In Longimicrobium sp., one genomic interval encodes:
- a CDS encoding DUF3267 domain-containing protein — protein sequence MTDATTEPAAAPPGRDATVSFEAANVIALLFLPLAAAPVAAHAALWGRASLLAGLGDLFPWAFLPAFLASIVAHEALHAAGFLLLGRAPRRAIRFGLDRATLSPFAGCRVPLRAGAYRAAVLLPALVLGAGPAAWGLWRGAGWATLWGAFMLLCAGGDFAVLWAMRRVPARARVLDHPERVGCQVVEE from the coding sequence GTGACCGACGCCACGACCGAACCCGCCGCCGCGCCGCCCGGGCGGGACGCCACCGTCTCGTTCGAGGCGGCGAACGTGATCGCCCTCCTCTTCCTCCCCCTGGCGGCCGCGCCGGTGGCGGCCCACGCGGCGCTCTGGGGCCGCGCCTCGCTCCTGGCGGGGCTGGGCGACCTCTTCCCCTGGGCGTTCCTCCCCGCCTTCCTGGCCAGCATCGTGGCGCACGAGGCGCTGCACGCGGCCGGCTTCCTGCTGCTGGGGCGCGCCCCGCGCCGGGCCATCCGCTTCGGGCTGGACCGCGCGACCCTCTCGCCGTTCGCGGGGTGCCGCGTTCCGCTGCGCGCCGGGGCCTACCGCGCGGCGGTGCTCCTCCCCGCCCTGGTGCTGGGGGCGGGGCCGGCCGCGTGGGGACTGTGGAGGGGAGCGGGATGGGCGACGCTGTGGGGCGCCTTCATGCTGCTGTGCGCCGGCGGCGACTTCGCCGTGCTCTGGGCCATGCGCCGCGTCCCGGCCCGCGCCCGCGTGCTCGACCACCCCGAGCGCGTGGGGTGCCAGGTGGTGGAGGAGTGA
- a CDS encoding AbrB/MazE/SpoVT family DNA-binding domain-containing protein: protein MRITSKGQVTIPLEIRERYGLLPDTEVELEPTAEGVLIRKTERPRRRGRSLIEHMRGRATRKLSTDEIMTLTRG, encoded by the coding sequence ATGCGGATCACTTCGAAGGGACAGGTGACGATCCCGCTCGAGATCCGGGAGCGCTATGGACTGCTGCCGGACACCGAAGTCGAGCTCGAGCCCACCGCGGAGGGAGTCCTGATCCGCAAGACCGAGAGACCGCGACGGCGCGGCAGGTCTCTGATCGAGCACATGCGCGGGCGGGCGACGCGAAAGCTCTCGACGGACGAGATCATGACACTCACGCGGGGATAG
- the fadI gene encoding acetyl-CoA C-acyltransferase FadI, translated as MNRIGRRVAIIEGCRTPFAKSGTDFKDLSSVELGKMAVRELVSRAELDVEQIDHVVYGTVVQSVKEPNIAREVTLGSGIPPRVPAFTVGRACASSNQAITSAAEQIALGLADVVIAGGAESLTDIPILFSPEMRNALVRASKARSLGEKVKTFATLRPKHLAPVTPAIAEPTTGLTMGESAEKMAQENGITREEQDRWALRSHQLAAAATADGRLTREIVPAYLPPGFEKVVTSDNGIRADTSLEKLAQLKPVFDRRYGTVTAGNASPLTDGASAVLLMSEEKAKALGYTPLGYIRGYAYASLSPADQLLQGPVYAAPVALERAGLTMKDIDLLEMHEAFAAQVLSNLQWFDSDKVAKERLGLDKAIGIPDEDRINVMGGSIAIGHPFGATGGRVTVTLLNELKRRGGQFGMISVCAAGAMGFVMIVERE; from the coding sequence ATGAACCGCATCGGGCGCAGGGTGGCGATCATCGAGGGGTGCCGCACCCCGTTCGCCAAGTCGGGGACGGACTTCAAGGACCTCTCCTCGGTCGAGCTGGGGAAGATGGCCGTGCGCGAGCTGGTCTCCCGCGCCGAGCTGGACGTGGAGCAGATCGACCACGTGGTCTACGGCACCGTGGTGCAGTCGGTGAAGGAGCCGAACATCGCCCGCGAGGTCACGCTGGGCTCCGGGATCCCGCCGCGGGTGCCCGCCTTCACCGTGGGCCGGGCGTGCGCGTCGTCCAACCAGGCGATCACCTCGGCGGCGGAGCAGATCGCGCTGGGGCTGGCCGACGTGGTGATCGCGGGGGGCGCCGAGAGCCTCACCGACATCCCCATCCTCTTCTCCCCCGAGATGCGCAACGCCCTGGTGCGCGCCTCCAAGGCCCGCTCGCTGGGCGAGAAGGTGAAGACGTTCGCCACGCTCCGGCCCAAACACCTGGCGCCGGTCACCCCGGCCATCGCCGAGCCCACCACGGGGCTCACCATGGGCGAGAGCGCCGAGAAGATGGCGCAGGAGAACGGGATCACCCGCGAGGAGCAGGACCGCTGGGCGCTGCGCTCGCACCAGCTGGCCGCCGCGGCCACCGCCGACGGGCGGCTCACCCGCGAGATCGTGCCGGCGTACCTGCCGCCCGGCTTCGAGAAGGTGGTCACCTCCGACAACGGGATCCGCGCCGACACCTCGCTGGAGAAGCTGGCGCAGCTCAAGCCCGTCTTCGACCGGCGCTACGGCACGGTGACCGCCGGCAACGCCTCGCCGCTCACCGACGGGGCCTCGGCGGTGCTGCTGATGAGCGAGGAGAAGGCGAAGGCGCTGGGGTACACGCCGCTCGGCTACATCCGCGGCTACGCCTACGCCTCGCTCTCGCCGGCCGACCAGCTCCTGCAGGGGCCGGTGTACGCGGCACCCGTGGCGCTGGAGCGCGCCGGGCTCACCATGAAGGACATCGACCTGCTGGAGATGCACGAGGCGTTCGCCGCGCAGGTGCTCTCCAACCTGCAGTGGTTCGACTCCGACAAGGTGGCGAAGGAGCGGCTGGGGCTCGACAAGGCGATCGGCATCCCCGACGAGGACCGCATCAACGTGATGGGCGGCTCCATCGCCATCGGCCACCCGTTCGGCGCCACCGGCGGCCGGGTGACGGTGACGCTGCTGAACGAGCTCAAGCGCCGCGGCGGGCAGTTCGGGATGATCAGCGTCTGCGCCGCCGGCGCCATGGGCTTCGTGATGATCGTCGAGCGGGAGTAA